Proteins co-encoded in one Hymenobacter swuensis DY53 genomic window:
- a CDS encoding glycoside hydrolase family 43 protein has protein sequence MKFRLFLLAFLLPLATRAQSTISQVWVADLGNGSYKNPVLYADYSDPDVVRVGPDYYLTSSSFNSAPGLQILHSRDLVNWTIIGAAFSQQLPLARYNQAQHGNGVWAPAIRYHKKEFYIYYPDPDLGLFVTKAKNPAGPWSTPICIKEARGWIDPCPLWDEDGQAYLVHGFAGSRAGFKSVLAVSRMSPDGLRLLGDEVLVFDGHDQHPTIEGPKFYKRHGYYYIFAPGGGVSTGWQVVLRSKNVFGPYEDRIVMNQGKTPINGPHQGAWVDTPDGKQDWFLHFQDQGPYGRVVHLQPMQWRNDWPIIGEDPDGDGMGQPVLTHRKPAVRGPQPLATPATSDEFSSAALGLQWQWHANPQPGWAFLNQSTGTLRVYSVPLPEGTRNLWPVPNLLLQKLPAEQFTATAKLTVTPRIEGEKVGLVMMGLDYATLTLTNTGGQLQLSQTVCKEADKLSPEVAGAPVSVPVRQPVYLRVAMQPGAKCQFSYSLDGRAFTPLGTVFQAREGKWIGAKMGLFYTRPSQTNDAGTADVDWFRVEAVK, from the coding sequence ATGAAGTTTCGTCTGTTTCTGCTGGCTTTTCTGCTGCCGCTGGCCACCCGTGCTCAATCGACTATCTCGCAGGTGTGGGTGGCGGATCTGGGCAACGGCAGCTACAAAAACCCTGTTCTCTACGCCGACTACTCCGACCCCGATGTGGTGCGCGTGGGCCCGGATTATTACCTCACGTCGTCCAGCTTCAACAGCGCACCCGGCCTGCAAATTCTGCACTCCCGCGACCTGGTGAACTGGACAATTATCGGGGCCGCGTTCAGTCAGCAACTGCCTTTGGCGCGCTACAACCAGGCCCAGCACGGCAACGGCGTGTGGGCCCCGGCCATCCGCTACCACAAAAAGGAGTTCTACATTTATTATCCTGATCCAGACTTAGGCCTGTTCGTAACCAAGGCTAAAAACCCGGCCGGGCCCTGGAGTACGCCTATCTGCATAAAGGAAGCCCGGGGCTGGATTGACCCCTGCCCGCTCTGGGACGAGGACGGCCAAGCTTACTTGGTGCACGGCTTTGCCGGCTCGCGGGCGGGTTTTAAGAGCGTGCTGGCCGTGAGCCGGATGAGCCCCGACGGCCTGCGCTTGCTGGGCGACGAGGTGCTGGTATTCGACGGCCACGACCAGCACCCCACCATCGAGGGCCCCAAGTTCTACAAGCGCCACGGCTACTACTACATTTTCGCGCCGGGTGGGGGCGTGAGCACCGGCTGGCAGGTGGTGCTACGGTCCAAAAACGTGTTCGGCCCTTACGAAGACCGTATTGTGATGAACCAGGGCAAAACGCCCATCAACGGCCCGCACCAGGGTGCCTGGGTAGATACGCCCGATGGTAAGCAGGATTGGTTTCTGCACTTCCAAGATCAGGGCCCCTATGGTCGCGTGGTGCACCTGCAGCCGATGCAGTGGCGCAACGACTGGCCCATCATCGGCGAAGACCCAGACGGTGACGGCATGGGCCAGCCCGTTCTCACGCATCGCAAACCCGCCGTACGCGGCCCGCAGCCCCTGGCCACGCCCGCCACGTCCGACGAGTTCAGCAGCGCCGCGTTGGGGCTGCAGTGGCAGTGGCACGCCAATCCGCAGCCGGGCTGGGCGTTTCTGAACCAGAGCACGGGCACGTTGCGCGTGTACTCGGTGCCGCTGCCGGAAGGCACCAGGAACCTGTGGCCGGTGCCCAATCTGCTGCTGCAGAAGCTGCCTGCCGAGCAGTTCACAGCCACCGCCAAGCTCACCGTCACGCCCCGCATCGAAGGTGAAAAGGTCGGCCTCGTGATGATGGGCCTCGACTACGCCACGCTCACCCTGACCAACACCGGCGGCCAGCTGCAGCTAAGTCAGACGGTGTGCAAAGAGGCCGACAAACTTAGCCCGGAAGTGGCTGGTGCGCCCGTTTCCGTACCCGTGCGCCAGCCCGTGTACCTGCGTGTAGCTATGCAGCCCGGCGCGAAATGCCAGTTTAGCTATAGCCTCGACGGTCGGGCTTTCACGCCACTAGGCACCGTGTTTCAGGCCCGGGAAGGCAAGTGGATTGGCGCGAAAATGGGCCTGTTCTACACCCGTCCAAGCCAGACCAACGACGCCGGTACCGCCGACGTGGACTGGTTTCGGGTGGAGGCAGTGAAATGA
- a CDS encoding LacI family DNA-binding transcriptional regulator — protein sequence MEVYTIKDIARELGISTSTVSRALRGSYEINPETKRLVMECAERLNYRPNPIALSLKGSASRAIGVILPQVANYFFSQAINGIEAIAYNRGYHVIIFQSQESYEREMANVQQAMSRKVDGLLMSLSSETSDVTHLQDVLDKNVPLVLFDRVSSELNVTKVVADNFGGAFAATEHLIRSGRRRIAHLTIQPWLSITQERLAGYRAALEQNGLEFDETLIRYGTFGPDEVGPMVDELMHLESPPDAFFTASDRLAVGCLQALRQRNLHIPDDVSLIGFTNLNVADLLDPPLSTVVQPAQEIGQVAAERLIDQIERKLRALPIETVQIATELIVRSSTRLEAVKL from the coding sequence GTGGAAGTTTACACCATCAAAGACATTGCCCGCGAGCTGGGCATCTCCACTTCCACGGTATCACGGGCGCTGCGGGGCAGCTACGAAATCAACCCCGAAACCAAGCGGCTGGTGATGGAGTGCGCCGAGCGGCTCAACTACCGCCCCAACCCTATTGCGCTCAGCCTGAAGGGCAGCGCCAGCCGCGCCATCGGCGTGATTCTGCCCCAGGTGGCCAACTACTTTTTCTCGCAGGCCATCAACGGCATCGAGGCCATTGCCTACAACCGCGGCTACCACGTTATCATCTTCCAGAGCCAGGAAAGCTACGAACGGGAAATGGCCAACGTGCAGCAGGCCATGTCGCGCAAGGTGGACGGGCTACTTATGTCGCTGTCAAGTGAAACCTCCGACGTGACGCACCTGCAGGACGTGCTGGATAAAAACGTGCCGCTGGTGCTGTTCGACCGGGTTTCCAGCGAGCTGAACGTGACTAAGGTAGTGGCCGATAACTTCGGTGGAGCCTTTGCCGCCACTGAGCACCTGATCCGAAGCGGGCGCCGCCGCATTGCCCACCTCACCATTCAACCCTGGCTCAGCATCACACAGGAGCGCTTGGCGGGCTACCGCGCCGCGCTGGAGCAAAACGGCTTAGAATTCGACGAAACCCTGATTCGCTATGGCACTTTCGGTCCCGATGAGGTGGGCCCGATGGTAGACGAGTTGATGCACCTGGAGTCGCCGCCCGACGCCTTCTTCACGGCCTCCGACCGCCTGGCCGTGGGCTGCCTGCAGGCCCTACGCCAGCGTAACCTGCACATTCCCGACGACGTGTCACTGATCGGCTTCACCAACCTCAACGTGGCCGACCTGCTGGACCCGCCACTGAGTACCGTAGTGCAGCCCGCCCAGGAAATCGGTCAAGTAGCCGCCGAGCGCCTCATCGACCAGATTGAGCGCAAGCTTCGCGCCCTCCCCATCGAAACCGTGCAGATTGCCACCGAGCTGATCGTGCGCAGTTCAACGCGCCTGGAAGCGGTGAAGCTGTAA